Part of the Desulfolutivibrio sulfoxidireducens genome is shown below.
GCGATTTCTACGACTACTACGCCCTGGACGAGGACCGGATTTTTTTCGTCATCGGCGACGTGGCCGGCAAGGGCGTGCCGGCCTCGTTGTTCATGGCCGTGACCATGACCCTGTTCAAGGCCTATGCCCGGCCGGAACGGAGTTCCGTGGAGGTCTTGGCCCGGGTCAACGACAAGCTGTCCCGCGACAACGAGACCGGGCTTTTCGTCACGGCCTTTTGCGGCGTGCTCAACCTGCGCACGGGCCGCCTCGACTACGCCAACGCCGGCCACAACCTGCCGGTGGCGATACGCGCGGACGGGGCCACGGCCTTTTTGCCGCGCTCCGGGGGGCTGGTGCTCGGGGCCGTGTCCGATTTCCCCTACAAGACCACCTCGCTTACCCTGGCCCCGGGGGATACGCTGGTCGTCTACACCGACGGCGTGACCGAGGCCATGGACAGGGAACACGCCTTGTTCGGCAACGAGCGGCTGCTGGAGGCCTGCCGGGGCGACCGGCGCCGGGCGCCGAAAGTGTTGGTGGAGGACATCGTTGCGGCGGTGCGGGCCCATGCCGGGGATGCCCCCCAATCCGACGACATCACGATCCTGGCCGTGCGCTACCAGGGCCGCCAAACCGTGGCCACCCCTCTTGACAGACCTGCGGGGTCTGGAATATGAACTTTAGTTTTGCGTTGGACAGAAGATCCCCAAGGCCGTGTCGCGCCCGGTACCGGGCCCCTTGACTCGACCGAAAAACGACTTACCAGGGTAGGCAAACGCGCCCTGGCCGTTGCCGTAACCCGTCCGGCGCGCAAGGAGAAACGAATGGCCCGAATCACCGTTGAAGATTGCCTGCAAAAGATCAATAACCGCTTTCTCATCGTCCAGATGGCCATCAAACGGGTCAGGCAGTACCGCGAAGGCTATACTCCCCTCGTGGAATGCAAGAACAAGGAAGTGGTCACCGCTTTACGGGAAATCGCCGCCGGTGAGGTGTTGCCCTCTGAATCCATTGTGGAGGCGGGCGTTCACGTCGAATCGTAACCGCCCATTGATCCAACATGCCCCAGGTTGATTACTACGACATTCTCGGAGTCGCCCGCGACGCCGGCGAGGATGACCTCAAGAAGGCCTATCGCCAGATGGCCTTCAAGTATCATCCCGACCGCAACCCCGACGACCCCGAGGCCGAGGCCAAGTTCAAGGAGGCCGCCGAGGCCTACGAGGTCCTGCGCGATCCGAACACCCGAGCCCGCTATGACCGCTACGGCAAGGAAGGGCTCGGCGGAAACGGATTCGGTGGATTTTCCTCCAGCGATGACGTGTTCAGCGCCTTTTCCGACATCTTCGGGGAGTTTTTCGGTTTCGGCGGCCGTAGCGCCCGTGGTCCCAGGCCCCAGGCCGGGTCCGATCTGCGCTACGACCTGACGGTCTCGTTTCGCGACGCGGCCGCCGGAACGGATGTCGCCTTGAAGATCCCCAAGGAAGTCACCTGTCCGGACTGCGGCGGCACTGGCGCTGCCCCCGGCACCAAGCCCGAGACCTGCCGTCACTGCGGCGGGGCGGGGCAGGTGCACCAAAGCCAGGGATTTTTCCGCATCGCCGTGACCTGTCCCGTCTGCCGCGGCCAGGGAACGGTCATTGCCCAGCCGTGCGCCAGATGCCGGGGCCGGGGGGTGACCACCGAGATCAAGGAAATAAGCGTGCGGGTGCCCGCCGGGGTGGACAACGGCATGCGCCTGCGGCTGCGGGGCGAGGGCGAGCCTGGGCGAAACGGCGGTCCTTCCGGCGACCTGTATGTGATCATCCGCGTCGGGGCCGACAAGGTCTTCGAGCGCCAGGGGCAGGACCTTGTCTACCACACGGAGATTTCCATCGTGCAGGCGATCTTGGGGGACAAGATCGAGGTGCCCACCCTGGAGGGCGTCGAATCCATGGAGATCCCGCGCGGGACCCAGAGCGGACGGGTGTTCGCCATGCGCGGACTCGGGCTGCCGCATCCCGGAGGCCGGGACAAGGGCGATTTGTTGGTCCACGTCGCCGTGGCCATCCCGAAAAACGTGACCAAGAAGCAGGAGGAGCTTTTGCGCGAGTTCCAAAAGCTCGATGAGCAAAAGCCCATGAAAAAGGTCAAGGATTTCTTCAAAAAGGCCAAGGAGGCCATGGGGAACTGACCATGAGGAACTTTGTTCGCGTCGTCATGCTTGCCGCGGTGCTTTGCCTGAGTTTTCCCCTTTCCGGCCAAGCCAATCCCGATCAGGATTTCAGTGACGCCCTGGGGGCCATTGACCAGGGAAATTTTCCCAAGGCCGTGGAACTGTTGAGCCGGATCCTGGCCGCTCCGGAGGGCATCCAGAAGAAGAACCTGATGAGCGCCTACAACGTGCGCGCCCTGTGCTACGCGCAACTGGGCCAGAACGACAACGCCCTGGCCGATTTCAACAAGGCCCTGGAGATTGATCCCAAAAACGCCGAGATCCTCGGCAACCGGGCCTTCGTCTGGCAGGCCATGGGCAATCTGGATAACGCCAAGGCCGATGCCAAGGCCGCCAAGCGCATCGACTTCAAGGTCAAGGTCCCGGAGTTCTAGGCCGCATGTCCGAGGAACTTTCGCATATCGACGCCCAGGGCAAGGCCCGCATGGTGGACGTGGGCGGAAAGCGCCCCACCCGGCGCATCGCCGTGGCCACGGCCCGGGTGGTCTTTTCCCCGGCCACGCTGTCGCTTTTGCAATCCGCCGCCCTGCCCAAGGGCGACGCCCTGGCCACGGCCAAGATCGCCGGGGTGATGGCCGCCAAGCGGACCTTCGAGCTGATCCCCCTGTGCCATCCCTTGCCCCTGTCCTTTGTGGACGTGCGCTTTGAGGTCCTGGAGGATGTCTCCACGGTGGTCATCGAGGCCGAGGCCCGCACCGACGCCCCCACCGGGGTGGAGATGGAGGCCCTGACGGCCGCCTCCGTGGCGGCGCTCACCCTGTACGACATGTGCAAGGCCGTGCAGAAGGACATCGAACTGACCGGCGTGCGGCTTTTGTTCAAAAGCGGCGGCAAGTCCGGAACCTTCGTTTCCCCCCTGTGGCCCGGGGATCGTCCCTTTCCGGCCTGAACGCGTCCCTTCTCCCGAAATGTCAGGCCGCCCCGGTGTGAACCAGGGCGGCCGTTTCACGTTCAGAAAAGTCTGGAGGGGTGCCCCCGCCAGTGGGTGGGCATCAGGCCCAGGGTCTTGCCCATGGACTCGACTTCGGCCTTCACCCGGGGAACGCTTTTGCTCGCTTGTCCAAAAATTGCCGCGTCAAAAGGTCGTGACGAGGTAAGCTGGTTTTTCCTGGGCGCGCTGCTTGGTCCTTTTGGGCTCATTTTCGCCCTGCTGGCCCGGGAAACAGGGCGCGGCCAAGGGCGAACGCAAATGCCCATTTTGCGCCGAATTTATCAAGGCCGAAGCCAAGGTGTGCAAGCACTGCGGACGCGATCTTGCGGCACAAGACGATCAAGAGGACGATCAAGGGGACGAAGAAAGGCAGAGAGGTGTTTCCAGCCGTTGGGTCATAATGAAAGATTCAGGCAAAACATGCGGGCGATGCGGAGCGCCAAATGAAATGTCAGCCACGGCATGCAGGAGGTGCGGTTGGAAGCCGGAGGATTTAGGCTGACGAAATTCTCGCCCTTGACAACCCCGCCGGACGGATGATCTTCTTGGCCCAACCGCAACCGAGGTTCCCATGACCCTTCTGTTCGACGACACGAAAAAGCTGGAAAAAGCCCTTGGCGAAGAGGCAGCGGGCGTCCTTATCGGCATCCTGGAAAAGCATGACGAGGAGGCCAAGCGGGAGCTTGCCACGAAGCAGGACTTGCGGGAACTCGAATTACGCCTCAAGCATGACTTGACTATCCGCATGGGGGCGCTCTTGGCCGCATCAGTGGCGGTCATCGCGGCCCTGAAACTATTCGGATAGCCCCGCAAAAAAATATGCAGGGAGCCGGGCCGTCCCCGGCCCCGTGGCGAATACACTTCCTCGATTGTCAAAGACGGTTCCCCCCGTGCTTACCACACGGAGCGGACCTTGACCCCGCGTCCGGCCAGATGTTCCTTGATCCCGGGCAGGGTGTATTCCCCGTAGTGCACGATGGAGGCGATCAGCGCCGCCGAGGCCTTGCCCTCGGTCAGGGCGTCGGCCATGTGATCGGGGTTGCCCGCGCCGCCCGAGGCGATGACCGGGATGCCCACGTTTTCGGCCACCAGCCGGGTCAGGGTCAGCTCGTACCCGTCCTTGGTGCCGTCGGCGTCGATGGAATTGAGGCAGATTTCCCCGGCGCCCAGGGCCT
Proteins encoded:
- the dnaJ gene encoding molecular chaperone DnaJ; this translates as MPQVDYYDILGVARDAGEDDLKKAYRQMAFKYHPDRNPDDPEAEAKFKEAAEAYEVLRDPNTRARYDRYGKEGLGGNGFGGFSSSDDVFSAFSDIFGEFFGFGGRSARGPRPQAGSDLRYDLTVSFRDAAAGTDVALKIPKEVTCPDCGGTGAAPGTKPETCRHCGGAGQVHQSQGFFRIAVTCPVCRGQGTVIAQPCARCRGRGVTTEIKEISVRVPAGVDNGMRLRLRGEGEPGRNGGPSGDLYVIIRVGADKVFERQGQDLVYHTEISIVQAILGDKIEVPTLEGVESMEIPRGTQSGRVFAMRGLGLPHPGGRDKGDLLVHVAVAIPKNVTKKQEELLREFQKLDEQKPMKKVKDFFKKAKEAMGN
- a CDS encoding tetratricopeptide repeat protein, which codes for MRNFVRVVMLAAVLCLSFPLSGQANPDQDFSDALGAIDQGNFPKAVELLSRILAAPEGIQKKNLMSAYNVRALCYAQLGQNDNALADFNKALEIDPKNAEILGNRAFVWQAMGNLDNAKADAKAAKRIDFKVKVPEF
- a CDS encoding double zinc ribbon domain-containing protein — translated: MGSFSPCWPGKQGAAKGERKCPFCAEFIKAEAKVCKHCGRDLAAQDDQEDDQGDEERQRGVSSRWVIMKDSGKTCGRCGAPNEMSATACRRCGWKPEDLG
- the rpoZ gene encoding DNA-directed RNA polymerase subunit omega: MARITVEDCLQKINNRFLIVQMAIKRVRQYREGYTPLVECKNKEVVTALREIAAGEVLPSESIVEAGVHVES
- the moaC gene encoding cyclic pyranopterin monophosphate synthase MoaC codes for the protein MSEELSHIDAQGKARMVDVGGKRPTRRIAVATARVVFSPATLSLLQSAALPKGDALATAKIAGVMAAKRTFELIPLCHPLPLSFVDVRFEVLEDVSTVVIEAEARTDAPTGVEMEALTAASVAALTLYDMCKAVQKDIELTGVRLLFKSGGKSGTFVSPLWPGDRPFPA